ACAGTCTTCCGAGTCACTCGCTGATTTAAGAGCATCTGCTGCTAGTGGATCCGTAGAAGCGATGACCCAGCTCTTAAATCAGACTTTGGCTCATAAGCAGATTGAATCTGAAATTTGGTCGGAAGGAGATGAACTACATGTGTATTTACAAGGAGAACGGTCACCGGATGAAAAAAGTTCGGTGATGCTGTGCTGCCGTGAAATTATTCAGTGGCATTTGCCGGGAGCACAATTTCTGTTGATATCCGGTCAAGAGGACGGGGCTAGAGAGTCTTCCTGGTGTTGGCAGTTAAGCTTTTTAACGAGTGATGAACAGATGCCAACACTGCATCAAGCGGCTAATGGAGAGCTATGGCGACGGCCTAGGTTGGATAAAACGAGTTGGGAGCCAACCCACTCGTCAGATGATCTGTGGGTACCACAATCTATTGAGCCGGAAGGATGGAAAGCGATCGCAGCCGGTATCGTTTTAGCTCTTCTGATTTTTGCATCTCAACAAGTGACCTTTCTTCTGAGCCCTGTAATCACGTTAATCCATGAGTTGGGCCACACCTTAACCAACTGGATCTTTGGATATCCGGCGATTCCTGCATTCGATTTTATGCATGGAGGTGGTTTTACGTTCAATGTTGAGCGGATGCCGTTTTTAATTGGTTTGATTTACTGCGGGTTTGGGTATCTGTTTTATATGTATTGGCAGAATTATTTGACAGCGCGAGTGTTGTTGGGAGTTGCGATCGCATATACGCTTTTTGCGTTCACAGGTATCCATGAGTTCTTTGTTGTTGCGATGGGACATGGATTTGAACTAATTTTTGCCGGAATCTTTTTGGCCCGGGCAATCAGTGGATATGCCTGCCGTTATTCTGTCGAGCGCCCGCTGTATGCCATGCTGGCGGCCTATGTTACCTTCTACGATATTCAATTCAGTTGGCGACTCATTTTTGACCAAACGACTCGTGCTATCTATAACCAAGGTAAAGCAGGGATTGATCATGATCTCGTTCGCATTGCTCGGGATGTGTTTAACGTTGATTTGAGCTTAGTGGCAGGTGGGATGTTGTTGGCAACGCTGTTGACTCCCTTGGTGATTTGGGGAATGCACCGATATTGGCGATGGATTGTTTATAGTATCAATCGGCTATTTAGTCTGAGAGTGGCTCGTTCCTGACTTCATACCTATTAATTCCTTGATCGTTGCAAACAAGACCTTGGTGTTAACCACGATCACAGATGAGACGGAATGGGTGACAGCTTTCTATTGATTTTTATGGCAGTAAAAACCTCATTTTCGATCTGGCTGGGATAATCAGGTCAGAGTTATAACCTCGTGCGGATTCAAGACCACATCACTCCCTAGACATTTGTTGTTTAATCTCTGGAGGCTGTTATGCGTTGGGTTAAGGTTTTGTCGGAAAGCGAACTCGACCAGGGGGAGCGTCAAATCGTTAAAGTTGGGAAAGAAAAGATTCTTCTGGTGAATTATGGTGGAATCATTTGTGCAGTTAAGAATGCTTGCCCACATTTAAAAGCCCCACTCAATAAAGGAAAAATTACTGCAGATGGGGCAATTGTCTGCCCTCTACATCGGAGTGCGTTTGATCTCACCACGGGGGCACCCAAATCTTGGATTCCCTGGCCCCCAGGGATTGGCAAGCTCCTGGGGGCTATCTCCAAGGAAAAGCCATTACAGGTATATCCGACCCGTGTGGAAGAAGGAGATATTTGGGTAGAAGTAGCTGAATAAATTTCTAGGTTAGGTTCTCATATTTCAGTAACCTAAATTGTGTTGAAAGATAACGGGCTCAATACTTAGCTTGCCAGCTTCTTACACGGGATCTAAATGGGAGCATGTCACCTTTGCAATCTAGTATTTATACTTATCCCAGAAATCCTTGCTAGTCTTGCTTTCAGACATCAAATTTCTGATTACAAATTTTGTGCATCTGCAAAGGTGACATGCTCCCTGTCGAGTCTATATTGTTTGCTATAGATTTTTTGTGGAGTGTTTTGTTTTTGCAGTATAGGCTGGTTTTCTGAGCCTATTTAATTTGTTTAACCTTATTGAATGCTTTTGATTTAGTTGCAATTTCTGTCGTGTAATTTTATTGTTTTCAGAGTCTTCTTGAATTTATAGTAGAGATCGATCTATAAGTTTTTTTGAGTGAGTATAGACAGCAGAAAAGTGTAAGCAGTAGTGTTTGAAAATCTAATCATGGCGATTCTGAGAATCGTAATTTTAAATACTGTCGATGTTGTAA
The Acaryochloris marina S15 genome window above contains:
- a CDS encoding Rieske (2Fe-2S) protein, with the protein product MRWVKVLSESELDQGERQIVKVGKEKILLVNYGGIICAVKNACPHLKAPLNKGKITADGAIVCPLHRSAFDLTTGAPKSWIPWPPGIGKLLGAISKEKPLQVYPTRVEEGDIWVEVAE